The following proteins come from a genomic window of Clupea harengus chromosome 22, Ch_v2.0.2, whole genome shotgun sequence:
- the tep1 gene encoding telomerase protein component 1, with product MKALTLLQSGSDFDQRYKPSLLSNYAPSLENRVLAESSSTLSQCFTKPPSWMTHTPSLSCPSLQPSSLSSTVSTSPLLSSSTSTLLCGSTSSSRCTSHLLSTENTQLKRDPLLFPLSSLTYPSVRSTLLTPSSAPHLPLPAPTEVQQKQPSEDERERCSVDTPSQGSEYGSTDNEDPELCSEMLVVDLELAEEEEEEQIIAPDEEFAVRKDRVDSQLEELKDKKYHLLNAVCSSLVMKTCAPGDKDWDCEGKVWARVMNLSEDISKSDPEFLLKVAVYTRQELNIRITANFLLALAAHLPATKPHLRRYFCAAIQLPSDWLEVAKIYSTCFRSSLPSCLKKALTDKFKQFSEYHLAKYNTRKHQCKHNKKPKPKEVSVEQWAKWAHLVGAEPQALQKYLQKGARRGVDKKERKFNLKKMIERLHIKEPAEHVMAILGKRYPADVQAFSRSGLNGTWQKELSGKRMRLKQPDTWERLLSQKGNKAASWEQLIDSKSLPFMAMLRNMRNMITQGISERHHQKILARLASKSSVIQSRQFPFRFLSAYKVILELGSTALKAEEEFPSSTDILKEILKKVPKSKRNRSLDWESAKRKRLRVALGVPFVFRIFKMKQKLWKKASQRCYTDELLARYRTALEKAVQISCRYNIPPLPGRTLVICNADMSDYRNNKDEYHFCLPPDPEDKRGEDEQPRKRKETDSVSIQELAVLLSLMITNCCEHAQFVLQLVGNKSKEVTLQSDALLDNVRPVLRQVKEFVKMDSSERDKEYKNILTEMMADKTHVDNIIDLSCYHGSCEPDIARYKKEVNKNALVVTLLLSSYSDDSPPSDPNTLKLVGFSEQILKFISERGSSRLLDHVEHMDKLHAVPPPPHTKEEREGAVAVLTLPTTPKFRWRGVRVFVSSTFRDMHAERDVLVRRVFPELRRRAAPHGLHLQEVDLRWGVTEEETGRALELCLGEVCRSQLLLGLLGERYGLVPPCPSLPDSPQYHWMSSAPSGLSITEMEISQFQALWADSAASRMLCYFRSPNLPRSVPVAWRADFAAESKEGESKMADLKSRILSSGAKVMENYPCEWGGVVDGKPYVKSLEEFEKTVLEDVWGTLQKLFIEEVDETDLSSEVKEQEVHQDALQRQFYGRGKLVSMAMEKVKETQKKGGILLVEGGPGEGKTVFMAGLANALQTPEKSQKTQRYDVISYSTAASQSACRVENLLGCLIHWLRNRREGNEEEEKLSSSSSYKELLDEFDTLLSDMKKGQSLALLVDGADLVQDAQSRLVSDWIPPNLPQCVSLVLSVTTNSALQQTLLKKKGSISLALGQLALPDRKEIVQKELSVYGKKLSDSAFNNQLQTLLMKKGAVSPLYLHHACEELRSYASFEKMKENLQTLPQTLCQLVQHSLLRLVSQYRQWALGWALGALAVSSTGLRERDLYAVLSMCNDLSRNEGQVTWQEVLHRARHPQNRIPMATFTQMARCLQSLIGPSNAHKPDDFLMLSNPEVMSAFEQLFLSEEEDQTRAHLLLSAYLWVQADPQGKDTFLHCDSDALIHLPSHLRSSGQWPALSHLLSSYYFLYANVRLGLLHHLLETYASFDGVNTGDMEDCRRFLRQEAPLLSHWPALFLQQALNKSDGSSAHLWARGVMARGGGRGGRVVQWLNKAELTGSRETTEAVGALVSTFQSEPTCVVVSPGGDVIAVGTVQGTLHFYSAQTGQEVKSLVSNSDGISGCVFLKEGLLGSTSYDGQIEVWDVQSGCRVTHVDAHTNRITGSDVSRDRKHLATVSLDFSIKVWSSPQGTLVANMWSPSPLNCVTFDPEGQRVAVGCWDGSVRMWNWLQDTVQPLLGHERSVRSLSFSPCGSVLCSGSICGEVRLWSVPALACVGSFQAHSGSAQALSFLQEGRLLLSAGSDTTIQLWSGGLGRSVGVLGEERKLSRYSQRSSRHKTTTAAAAALFVAVASGYAAVGYHGDGVKVFHLETGERVWASEGLLVSLPCLLWLESQEPEVLVAGCGDHHLRVWKMQRAKGAVSLALQGTFGAQQGPITALAQSTTYVASASDDFTIALWSVGDLSSEAWIEPSEVCLLRGHGGGVTCLSFSPSQQELLSGGKDQALLVWSLSSSPPSLSQSLPHCHGDWITGCAWTSNGVVSCSRDGRLRVWDIQTGSCVTEILASSSLSSLCCVADYVMAGSVDGLLVVWKRLTGMRITQIQAHHSCVHHCAALPNTDGNQISREEELMVATASDDGTVKLWQPLQVHHHSTLHSHTGGVEAVVTSQTGEPTLFTVSQDLSLRTWTVATALELPASLRNCVTALCFLYGGQLLVAGCESGRVEIWHHNKVICCNQVSDRGVTAFSSMPDDRLAVGSWDSYVYIWKIHWDPQQHSASMEKVCSYQMQSPVRHLHYCNWLLGVCNSGEVFKVEEPADDWKNCLNNWANGHRILSVLENDTKSCWMAGEYNGKLIFGFMLCMSPSSPLCSSFCENEVDRDPEVEAEMKLPWISAIAMQGSFVVYGDVKGNLWFGQSSNTDSWDNTSAHSDRISVLRLTEKRIISASYDRTVKLWDRRTKKQVGMFVCEGPVQALEVAPQEPREMVCADGLGKLYFLSWTE from the exons ATGAAGGCCCTTACCTTACTTCAGTCTGGCTCGGACTTTGACCAACGCTACAAGCCTAGCCTCCTCTCCAACTATGCTCCAAGTCTGGAGAACCGTGTTTTAGCCGAGTCATCCTCCACCCTGTCCCAGTGTTTCACCAAGCCTCCATCATGGATGACCCACACCCCCAGTCTGTCCTGCCCCTCCCTCCAGCCGTCTAGCCTCTCCTCCACTGTGTCCACATCTccactcctgtcctcctccacttcTACGCTTCTTTGtggctccacctcctccagccgTTGCACATCTCATCTCCTCAGCACCGAGAACACTCAGCTGAAGAGAgaccctctcctcttccctctctcctccctcacctaTCCCTCTGTCAGGAGCACTCTGTTGACTCCCAGCTCTGCCCCACACCTCCCCCTTCCTGCTCCCACTGAGGTGCAGCAGAAACAGCCAAGtgaagatgagagggagagatgcagtGTTGATACGCCCAGTCAG GGCTCTGAATATGGAAGCACTGACAATGAGGACCCTGAGCTGTGCTCAGAGATGCTTGTGGTCGATCTGGAgttggcagaggaagaggaggaggagcagatcATAGCGCCTGATGAGGAGTTTGCAGTGAGAAAAGACCGTGTTGACAGTCAGCTTGAGGAGCTGAAGGATAAGAAG tACCATCTGCTGAACGCAGTGTGCAGTTCCCTTGTGATGAAGACCTGTGCTCCTGGGGACAAAGACTGGGATTGCGAGGGGAAGGTTTGGGCCAGGGTCATGAATCTCTCAGAGGATATCTCCAAGAGTGACCCAGAGTTTCTCCTCAAG GTGGCAGTGTACACCAGACAGGAACTGAACATTCGCATCACCGCCAACTTCCTGCTGGCACTGGCCGCCCACCTACCCGCCACAAAGCCGCACCTACGCCGATACTTCTGTGCCGCCATACAGCtgccttctgattggctggaagtGGCAAAAATCTACTCTACT TGTTTCCGCAGTTCTCTACCATCTTGTTTGAAGAAAGCCCTCACTGATAAATTCAAACAGTTCAGTGAATATCATCTGGCAAAGTACAACACACGGAAACATCAGTGCAAGCACAACAAGAAACCCAAACCCAAG GAGGTGTCTGTTGAACAGTGGGCAAAATGGGCTCACCTGGTGGGGGCGGAACCCCAAGCTCTTCAGaaatat CTGCAGAAGGGTGCCCGTCGTGGGGTGGACAAGAAGGAAAGGAAGTTTAACTTGAAGAAAATGATTGAGCGCCTTCACATTAAAGAACCTGCTGAACATGTCATGGCTATTCTGGGAAAgag GTACCCAGCTGATGTGCAGGCCTTCTCTCGCAGCGGCCTGAACGGGACATGGCAAAAGGAGTTGTCAGGGAAGCGCATGAGGCTGAAGCAACCAGACACCTGGGAACGTCTGCTCAGTCAGAAGGGCAACAAGGCCGCCTCATGGGAGCAGCTGATTG atAGTAAGTCGCTGCCTTTCATGGCCATGCTGAGGAATATGAGGAACATGATCACTCAGGGCATCAGTGAGAGACATCACCAGAAGATCCTGGCCAGGCTCGCATCGAAG TCCTCTGTAATCCAGAGTAGACAGTTCCCATTCCGCTTCCTGTCCGCCTATAAGGTCATCCTGGAGCTTGGCAGTACAG CCCTGAAAGCAGAAGAAGAGTTCCCGAGCTCTACCGACATCCTGAAGGAGATTCTGAAGAAGGTGCCCAAAAGCAAGCGCAACAGGAGTCTGGACTGGGAGAGTGCGAAACGCAAGAGACTGAGGGTGGCCCTGGGAGTGCCTTTTGTGTTCCGGATCTTCAAAATGAAGCAGAAGCTTTGGAAAAAAGCAAG CCAGCGATGTTACACGGACGAGCTCCTGGCTCGCTATCGCACAGCGCTGGAGAAGGCCGTGCAGATCTCCTGCCGCTACAACATCCCACCCCTCCCTGGTCGGACGCTGGTTATCTGTAACGCAGATATGTCCGACTATAGAAACAACAAGGATGAATACCACTTCTGCCTTCCCCCAGACCCTGAAGATAAGCGTGGCGAGGATGAGCAACCTCGCAAAAGGAAGGAGACGGACTCCGTTTCT ATCCAGGAACTGGCAGTACTACTGTCACTGATGATCACTAACTGCTGCGAGCATGCCCAGTTTGTCCTCCAGTTGGTCGGGAATAAAAGCAAAGAGGTGACTCTCCAGTCAGACGCGCTGTTGGATAATGTCCGACCAGTCCTGAGGCAGGTAAAG gAGTTTGTTAAAATGGATTCAAGTGAGAGGGATAAGGAATACAAGAACATCCTCACCGAAATGATGGCAGATAAGACTCAT GTTGACAATATCATAGATTTGTCATGTTATCATGGTTCTTGTGAACCAGATATTGCCAGGTACAAAAAGGAGGTCAACAAGAATGCCCTAGTGGTGACTCTCCTGTTATCCAG CTACAGTGACGATTCCCCACCCTCAGACCCGAACACTTTGAAGCTTGTTGGCTTCAGTGAGCAAATCCTTAA GTTTATCTCGGAGAGAGGCTCCAGTAGGCTTCTGGATCATGTGGAGCACATGGATAAGCTTCATGCTGTCCCTCCCCCACCTCACACCAAGGAGGAGCGGGAAGGAGCAGTGGCTGTCCTCACTCTGCCCACCACCCCTAAGTTCAG GTGGCGTGGCGTGCGTGTCTTTGTCTCCTCCACCTTTCGGGACATGCACGCGGAGCGGGACGTGTTGGTGCGCCGCGTGTTCCCAGAGCTCCGGCGGCGCGCGGCCCCCCACGGCCTCCACCTGCAGGAGGTGGATCTGCGGTGGGGTGTCACGGAGGAAGAGACGGGCCGCGCCCTTGAGCTCTGCCTGGGGGAGGTGTGCCGCAGCCAGCTGCTGCTGGGCCTCCTGGGGGAGCGATACGGCCTGGTGCCACCTTGCCCCTCCCTACCAGACAGCCCTCAGTACCACTGG ATGAGCTCAGCTCCGTCTGGCCTGTCAATCACTGAGATGGAAATCAGTCAGTTTCAGGCCCTGTGGGCGGACTCGGCTGCCAGCCGCATGCTCTGCTATTTCAGATCACCAAACCTGCCCAG GTCTGTGCCTGTGGCGTGGAGGGCAGACTTTGCCGCTGAGTCTAAAGAGGGAGAATCCAAGATGGCTGACCTGAAGAGCAGGATCCTCAGCAGTGGAGCTAAAGTGATGGAAAA TTATCCGTGTGAGTGGGGAGGTGTTGTGGATGGAAAACCCTATGTTAAAAGtctggaggagtttgagaagacTGTCCTAGAGGATGTGTGGGGCACACTGCAGAAGCTGTTTATAGAG GAGGTAGATGAAACTGATCTCAGTTCAGAGGTCAAGGAACAGGAAGTACACCAGGATGCCCTGCAGAGGCAGTTTTATGGGCGTGGCAAGCTCGTTTCTATGGCGATGGAGAAAGTGAAGGAGACTCAGAAGAAGGGAGGGATTCTGCTAGTGGAAGGAGGTCCTGGAGAGGGCAAGACTGTGTTCATG GCTGGCCTGGCAAATGCACTCCAGACTCCAGAGAAGTCCCAGAAAACCCAGAGGTATGATGTCATATCCTACTCCACTgctgccagccaatcagcatgccGTGTAGAGAACCTGCTGGGATGTCTCATTCATTGGTTGAGAAATCGAAGAGAAGGaaatgaagaagaggagaagctgtcctcctcttcatcctatAA AGAACTACTGGACGAATTTGACACTCTTCTGAGTGACATGAAGAAGGGCCAATCACTGGCCTTGTTGGTTGATGGTGCAGATCTTGTGCAGGACGCTCAAAGCAGATTGGTCTCTGATTGGATACCTCCGAATTTACCACAG tgtGTTTCTCTGGTTTTAAGTGTTACCACCAACTCGGCTCTCCAGCAAACTCTTCTCAAGAAAAAAGGTTCCATCTCTCTTGCCTTGGGACAGCTGGCCCTGCCAGACCGGAAGGAGATTGTTCAGAAGGAGCTCAGTGTCTATGGAAAGAAACTCAGTGACTCTGCATTTAACAATCAG CTCCAGACCCTGCTGATGAAGAAGGGTGCAGTCAGCCCCCTCTACCTCCACCACGCCtgtgaggagctgaggagctACGCCTCCTTTGAGAAG ATGAAGGAGAATCTGCAGACTCTTCCTCAGACTCTGTGTCAGCTGGTCCAGCACAGTCTGCTCAGGCTGGTCTCCCAGTATAGACAATGGGCCCTCGGCTGGGCTCTGGGGGCTCTGGCCGTCAGTTCCACcg ggctgagggagagggaccTGTACGCTGTACTGAGCATGTGCAATGACCTCTCTCGGAACGAGGGGCAGGTGACCTGGCAGGAAGTGCTTCACCGGGCCAGGCACCCACAAAACCGCATTCCCATGGCAACCTTCACTCAGATGGCACGTTGCTTGCAGAG TCTGATTGGTCCCTCCAACGCTCATAAGCCAGACGACTTCCTGATGCTGTCCAATCCCGAGGTGATGTCCGCCTTTGAGCAGCTCTTCCTGTCAGAAGAGGAAGACCAAACCAGAGCTCATCTCCTGCTGTCAG CTTACCTATGGGTCCAGGCAGACCCTCAGGGCAAGGACACCTTCCTGCACTGTGACTCTGATGCCCTCATCCACCTGCCCTCTCACCTG AGGAGCAGTGGCCAGTGGCCGGCCTTGTCTCACCTGCTCTCCAGCTATTACTTCCTGTACGCCAACGTGAGACTGGGGCTCCTGCACCACCTCTTAGAGACGTACGCGTCGTTCG ATGGAGTCAACACGGGTGACATGGAAGACTGTCGGAGGTTCCTGAGGCAGGAGGCGCCTCTGCTTTCCCATTGGCCGGCTCTTTTCCTGCAGCAGGCTCTGAACAAATCAGACGGCTCTTCCGCCCATCTCTGGGCCAGAGGTGTCATGGCTCGAGGAGGAGGGCGTGGAGGGCGTGTGGTACAGTGGCTCAACAAGGCTGAGCTTACAGGGAGCAGGGAGACCACTGAAGCTGTGGG TGCCCTGGTGTCCACATTCCAGTCAGAGCCCACCTGTGTGGTTGTGAGCCCAGGAGGTGATGTCATCGCCGTGGGAACAGTGCAGGGCACTCTGCACTTCTATAGTGCACAGACGGGACAG GAAGTGAAGTCTCTGGTGAGCAACAGTGATGGCATCTCGGGCTGCGTTTTCCTGAAGGAGGGGCTTCTCGGATCCACGTCCTATGATGGACAGATCGAGGTGTGGGATGTGCAGAGTGGATGCAG gGTCACCCATGTGGATGCACATACTAATAGAATAACAGGAAGTGACGTCAGTCGTGACAGGAAACACCTGGCCACAGTCTCCTTAGATTTCAGTATTAAG GTGTGGTCCTCTCCGCAAGGCACACTGGTGGCCAACATGTGGAGTCCGAGCCCTCTGAActgtgtgacctttgacccagaAGGACAGCGCGTGGCCGTGGGTTGCTGGGATGGATCAGTGCGCATGTGGAACTGGCTCCAGGACACAGTGCAG cctctgctGGGCCATGAGCGGTCTGTGCGGAGCCTGTCCTTCTCCCCGTGTgggtctgtgctgtgctctggtTCTATTTGTGGAGAGGTCAGGCTGTGGTCTGTGCCTGCCTTGGCTTGTGTGGGCAGCTTCCAGGCCCACAGCGGCTCGGCACAGGCGCTCTCCTTCCTGCAGGAGGGCAGGCTGCTGCTCAGCGCCGGATCAGACACGACG ATCCAATTGTGGTCAGGCGGTCTTGGTCGCTCAGTGGGAGTGTTAGGCGAAGAGAGG AAGTTGTCCAGGTACAGCCAGAGATCCTCCaggcacaaaacaacaacagctgctgctgctgcgctcTTTGTAGCTGTTGCCAGTGGTTACGCTGCTGTAGGCTACCATGGAGATGGTGTAAAGGTGTTCCATTTGGAAACAG gagagagagtgtgggcaaGTGAGGGCCTCCTGGTGTCTCTGCCGTGCCTGTTGTGGCTGGAGTCCCAGGAACCCGAGGTGCTCGTGGCGGGATGCGGTGACCATCACCTGCGGGTGTGGAAGATGCAGCGGGCAAAGGGTGCGGTGAGCCTGGCGCTCCAGGGCACCTTTGGGGCACAGCAGGGTCCAATCACTGCCCTGGCACAGAGCACCACCTACGTGGCCTCGGCCTCAG ATGACTTCACCATTGCCTTATGGTCGGTGGGGGACTTGAGTTCTGAGGCCTGGATTGAGCCCAGTGAGGTGTGCCTTCTCAGGGGTCACGGTGGCGGGGTAACCTGCCTGTCCTTTAGCCCCAGTCAGCAGGAGCTCCTCTCTGGGGGCAAAGACCAG GCTCTGCTGGTTTGGAGTCTTTCCTCttcgcctccctctctctcccaatctctcccACACTGCCATGGGGACTGGATCACTGGCTGCGCCTGGACTTCCAATGGcgtg GTGAGCTGCTCCAGAGATGGCCGATTGAGGGTGTGGGATATCCAGACAGGGAGCTGCGTCACAGAGAtcctggcctcttcctccctcagctcCCTCTGCTGTGTA GCTGACTATGTGATGGCTGGTTCTGTTGATGGTCTCCTGGTTGTGTGGAAGAGGCTGACGGGGATGAGGATCACCCAGATCCAGGCGCACCACTCCTGCGTACACCACTGTGCTGCCCTCCCCAACACTG ATGGAAACCAGataagcagagaggaggagctgaTGGTTGCCACGGCTTCGGATGACGGAACAGTGAAGCTGTGGCAGCCCCTGCAG GTGCACCATCACAGCACGCTGCACAGCCACACTGGAGGGGTGGAGGCGGTCGTGACCAGTCAGACAGGAGAACCAACCCTCTTCACCGTGTCCCAGGACCTCTCTCTCCGCACGTGGACTGTGGCCACAGCTTTGG AGCTCCCTGCCAGCCTGAGGAACTGTGTTACAGCCCTCTGTTTCCTCTATGGGGGCCAGCTGCTTGTGGCTGGCTGTGAGTCAGGCAGAGTGGAGATTTGGCATCACAATAAGGTCATATGTTGCAATCAG gTGAGCGATCGTGGGGTGACCGCCTTCTCCAGTATGCCGGATGACAGGCTAGCCGTGGGCTCCTGGGACAGTTACGTGTACATCTGGAAAATCCACTGGGACCCCCAGCAGCACTCTGCAAG TATGGAGAAGGTGTGTTCTTATCAAATGCAGAGCCCAGTGAGGCATCTTCATTATTGTAATTGGCTCCTGGGAGTGTGTAACAGTGGAGAAGTCTTCAAAGTCGAGGAACCAGCTGACGATTGGAAAAATTGTCTTAACAA CTGGGCCAACGGTCACCGTATTCTCTCTGTGCTCGAAAATGATACCAAGAGTTGCTGGATGGCTGGAGAGTACAATGGGAAACTAATCTTTGGATTTATG CTGTGCATGAGTCCAAGCAGCCCCTTGTGCTCAAGTTTCTGCGAGAATGAGGTGGACAGAGACCCAGAGGTAGAGGCCGAAATGAAGCTCCCGTGGATTTCTGCCATCGCCATGCAAGGAA GCTTTGTGGTGTATGGAGATGTCAAGGGTAACTTGTGGTTCGGCCAGTCATCTAATACGGACTCCTGGGACAATACATCT GCTCACAGTGACAGGATCAGTGTGCTGAGGTTGACCGAAAAGAGGATCATCTCTGCATCCTATGACCGAACCGTCAAACTCTGGGACAGACGGACCAAAAAACag gtggggatgtttgtgtgtgagggccctGTCCAAGCCCTGGAGGTGGCCCCTCAGGAGcccagagagatggtgtgtgcgGACGGTCTGGGAAAACTTTACTTCCTGTCCTGGACAGAGTGA
- the LOC105889530 gene encoding complement C1q-like protein 3 yields MMISPKRIVFFCFFFSLCVAELHGATDSEISFWDTVKDLKQRLELTEAQVQSLKSQNEDLEKQVEKITKELKTVVAFTATLQTENLHEVIGPFPEDFTLKYENVITNDGIAYDPNTGMFTAPVKGVYFFTFVIFNPWKNATGAKLMKNGEMVVSASDNPPGEDTEDTTSNSVTLLLEPSDTVYMQMFANRAVYTDGNRRNTFSGFLLSAK; encoded by the exons ATGATGATTTCTCCAAAgcggattgtttttttttgtttttttttctctctgtgtgtggcagaATTACATGGAGCCACAGACTCTGAAATCAGCTTTTGGGACACTGTGAAGGATCTGAAGCAACGGCTAGAACTGACAGAAGCCCAGGTGCAGAGTCTGAAGAGCCAAAATGAAG ACCTAGAGAAGCAAGTGGAAAAAATCACAAAGGAACTGAAGACTGTAG TGGCATTCACCGCCACACTACAGACTGAGAATTTACATGAAGTTATTGGACCTTTCCCAGAGGATTTTACACTAAAATACGAGAATGTCATTACAAATGACGGAATTGCTTATGATCCAAATACAG GCATGTTCACAGCACCCGTGAAAGGGGTCTACTTTTTCACCTTTGTCATTTTCAACCCGTGGAAAAACGCCACTGGGGCAAAGTTGATGAAGAACGGGGAAATGGTGGTCTCAGCGTCGGATAATCCACCTGGAGAGGACACAGAAGACACAACGTCtaactctgtcactctcctgtTGGAACCGTCAGACACGGTGTACATGCAGATGTTTGCTAACAGGGCCGTCTACACTGACGGAAACAGGCGCAATACTTTCAGTggcttcctcctctctgccaaGTGA